The Tripterygium wilfordii isolate XIE 37 chromosome 4, ASM1340144v1, whole genome shotgun sequence genome has a window encoding:
- the LOC119997014 gene encoding receptor-like protein kinase THESEUS 1: protein MAPKNIILSLFLTFVSSQFYIPAAQSWVRSGYWLAGSVIPATQINAALFTHLICGFAEVDNSTYQLFIPPNYAQNFTTFASKVKLKNPSVTTLMSIWNGQASTGQSISGDKVNTSLLSSMVAKPSYRKSFIDSSIKLARLHGFEGVDLFWLWPNSTDLSSIGVLLDEWRAAIASEARYSNESELVLTMAVRYSPSLDSVSYPIHMIRKNLDWAHLVAYDYHTPLKENFTGNNAALYDPTSNVTTDFGLKQWLRMGMPANKLVLGLPYHGYAWTLTDPYNDPLGAPSSGPGAPSSGPLTTLDGSMGYKFIKSFIGDGAKAVYNQTYVVNYFIFGSTWINFDDVETVKAKISYAKEKGLIGYNAFTVINDGNWALSLAALEASNRRSKRHLLLIILLPIAVIVILSVSVACYIRSSIFKRKGDAGKRSLGNIGSDVSAGMEHLDSDAPNLQVYSFSQIEAATDNFSNANKLGEGGYGPVYKGKLRSGQEIAVKRLSTSSTQGLEEFKNEVSLTARLQHVNLIRVVGFCCERDENMLVYRHMPNRSLDCYLFDPIKRHELDWSKRVRIIEGVIQGLLYLQEYSNFTIIHRDLKSSNILLDEEMKAKISDFGMAKLFRKDTKEANTDRIVGTYGFVPPEYVKKGIYSTKYDVYSFGVLLLQIVSGKKTTCLYGVHENLNLLDYAYELWMDGRGKEFIDPSMDDSSSPCKLMTCMLVALLCVQEKPEDRPSMLEVFSMIKSDISALPTPRVPAFSVKKKESNASGSSNKQGTHSYNSCQLSQLGVGAASICDWCQGCVVVVHVSRFGRYCRVFATHSRCSTNGLTEVHQYGLVNKE from the exons ATGGCACCCAAAAACATCATCCTTAGTCTATTCTTGACATTCGTTTCCTCTCAATTTTACATTCCAGCTGCACAAAGTTGGGTTCGATCCGGTTACTGGTTAGCGGGCAGCGTCATCCCTGCCACTCAGATAAATGCAGCATTGTTCACACACCTTATCTGTGGATTTGCTGAAGTAGACAACTCCACATACCAACTCTTCATCCCTCCAAATTATGCACAAAACTTCACCACCTTCGCCTCGAAAGTTAAACTCAAAAACCCTTCTGTTACAACACTAATGTCTATATGGAATGGACAAGCCAGTACTGGTCAATCCATTAGTGGTGACAAGGTTAACACTTCCCTATTGTCTTCCATGGTAGCAAAGCCATCTTATCGGAAGTCCTTTATTGATTCATCGATAAAACTAGCTAGGCTTCATGGGTTTGAAGGCGTGGACTTGTTTTGGCTATGGCCTAACAGTACAGACTTGTCAAGTATTGGAGTTCTGTTAGATGAGTGGAGAGCTGCTATTGCTTCTGAGGCAAGATATTCTAATGAATCAGAATTGGTATTGACAATGGCGGTACGTTACTCGCCAAGTCTTGATTCAGTGAGTTATCCGATACATATGATTAGGAAGAACTTAGATTGGGCACATTTGGTGGCATATGACTACCATACACCTTTGAAGGAGAATTTTACGGGCAACAATGCTGCTCTGTATGATCCTACAAGCAATGTGACCACTGATTTTGGTTTAAAGCAATGGTTGCGTATGGGAATGCCTGCTAACAAGCTGGTTTTGGGTTTGCCTTATCACGGCTACGCGTGGACTCTGACGGACCCATATAACGATCCTCTTGGTGCACCATCCTCTGGTCCTGGAGCACCATCCTCTGGTCCTCTTACTACACTAGATGGCTCTATGGGTTACAAGTTCATCAAATCATTCATTGGTGATGGAGCGAAGGCGGTTTATAATCAAACTTATGTAGTGAATTACTTCATTTTTGGGTCAACTTGGATAAACTTTGATGATGTGGAGACTGTAAAAGCCAAGATTTCTTATGCAAAGGAGAAGGGGCTTATTGGTTACAATGCGTTTACGGTCATCAATGATGGTAATTGGGCACTCTCTCTGGCAG CTCTAGAAGCCTCAAATCGCAGAAGCAAGCGACACTTATTGCTAATCATTCTGCTTCCAATTGCTGTCATTGTAATCCTATCAGTCTCCGTAGCGTGCTATATCCGAAGCAGCATATTCAAGCGAAAAG GGGATGCAGGAAAAAGATCTCTGGGCAATATTGGCAGTGATGTATCAGCAGGCATGGAACATCTTGACAGTGATGCTCCTAATCTGCAAGTGTATAGTTTTTCTCAAATTGAAGCAGCTACTGATAACTTCTCAAATGCAAACAAGCTCGGCGAGGGTGGCTACGGCCCTGTCTACAAG GGTAAATTACGTTCGGGACAGGAAATAGCTGTGAAGAGACTTTCAACATCATCTACTCAAGGACTAGAGGAGTTCAAAAATGAGGTTTCACTCACAGCAAGACTTCAACATGTAAATCTTATTCGAGTAGTGGGATTTTGCTGTGAGAGAGACGAAAATATGTTGGTTTATCGGCACATGCCTAATAGAAGCTTGGATTGCTACTTGTTTG ATCCAATCAAGCGACATGAATTGGATTGGAGCAAGCGCGTGCGCATCATTGAAGGAGTTATTCAAGGGCTTCTATATCTCCAAGAGTACTCGAATTTTACTATAATTCATCGTGATCTAAAGTCCAGTAACATATTACTGGATGAAGAAATGAAAGCAAAGATATCAGATTTTGGGATGGCTAAACTTTTCAGAAAAGATACAAAGGAAGCAAACACTGACCGGATCGTTGGGACATA TGGCTTTGTTCCTCCTGAATATGTGAAGAAAGGTATATACTCCACGAAGTATGACGTTTATAGCTTCGGAGTTCTGCTTCTGCAGATCGTAAGTGGCAAAAAGACTACATGTTTATATGGTGTTCATGAAAATTTGAACCTTCTTGATTAT GCATATGAGTTGTGGATGGACGGGAGGGGCAAGGAGTTCATCGATCCATCAATGGATGATTCGTCTTCACCTTGTAAACTCATGACATGTATGCTAGTAGCACTGTTATGTGTCCAAGAAAAACCAGAGGATAGACCTTCAATGTTGGAAGTCTTTTCGATGATTAAAAGCGATATATCCGCTCTTCCCACCCCTCGAGTGCCAGCATTTTcagtgaaaaagaaagaaagtaatgCCAGTGGTTCCTCAAACAAGCAAGGAACTCATTCATATAATTCTTGCCAACTTTCCCAG TTGGGTGTGGGTGCTGCTTCTATCTGTGACTGGTGCCAAGGATGTGTGGTTGTAGTTCATGTTTCTAGATTCGGTCGTTACTGTCGAGTATTTGCAACGCACTCCAGGTGTTCGACGAATGGCCTGACTGAAGTGCATCAGTATGGCTTGGTAAACAAAGAGTGA